In Fibrobacter sp., the following proteins share a genomic window:
- a CDS encoding polysaccharide deacetylase family protein produces the protein MARKFLLCFHDFSVWNYTKVTPVLEELKDLVGAPFSVLVIPDTEKATDESVQGFRETLLRLKSEGFELALHGYKHKAEFSQGRSYMGLVAMNLTRGEAEFAGLSEYESDRLLQAGLAAWNGLLGEHAEKPVAFIPPTWYSNNFLCKQVRKKGMLFEDRFSLTTARGVRLASPVASFAGIPDFLIKPAFKFGELILKIPVGLPRIALHPVDFPTREGKVRDILRTALGSGRKLVRYADL, from the coding sequence ATGGCTCGCAAGTTTCTTCTCTGTTTTCACGATTTCAGCGTCTGGAACTACACAAAAGTGACTCCGGTTCTCGAGGAACTGAAGGACTTGGTTGGTGCGCCCTTTAGCGTGCTGGTCATTCCCGATACGGAAAAGGCTACCGACGAATCGGTGCAGGGCTTTCGCGAAACGCTCCTTCGGCTAAAAAGCGAAGGCTTCGAACTGGCTCTCCACGGCTACAAGCACAAGGCGGAGTTCAGCCAGGGTCGCAGTTATATGGGACTTGTCGCCATGAACCTGACTCGTGGCGAAGCGGAATTTGCAGGCCTTAGCGAGTATGAATCCGACAGGCTTTTGCAGGCGGGGCTTGCGGCATGGAACGGGCTCTTGGGCGAACATGCAGAAAAACCGGTGGCGTTCATTCCGCCGACCTGGTACAGCAATAATTTTCTGTGCAAACAAGTCCGTAAAAAGGGCATGCTTTTCGAGGACCGTTTTTCGCTTACGACAGCTCGGGGTGTTCGCCTTGCGTCACCGGTGGCTAGTTTTGCGGGTATCCCGGATTTCCTGATAAAGCCGGCCTTCAAGTTTGGCGAGCTTATTTTGAAAATTCCCGTCGGACTCCCGCGAATAGCTCTGCACCCGGTAGATTTCCCGACCAGGGAAGGGAAGGTTCGCGATATCTTGCGGACGGCCTTGGGCAGTGGACGGAAACTTGTGCGTTACGCCGACCTTTAA
- a CDS encoding undecaprenyl-diphosphate phosphatase, protein MIESIILGLLQGLAEFLPISSSGHLVLGHELLGMNEAGMFFDIMLHAGTLLSIFVVFHKKITDIIVGCIRRNPDQLREAGYIILASIPTAMIGLGFKDLLEGLFENPRAVCVAELFTGLLLFTSQWGPTGAKHPDKEGVKMNWWRALVTGVVQGIACIPGISRSGSTISAMMFMGVNRKYAGEFSFLMSIPAVGGAALLDVIKWAKCQSAEKVAQMALENPEKAAQCADAGSFTPELLVGMLVSFIFGIIALKWLMTFLQKGKFQHFAWYVWAVGILGLVFI, encoded by the coding sequence ATGATTGAATCTATCATCCTCGGCCTTTTGCAGGGCCTCGCCGAATTCCTCCCCATTTCCAGCTCCGGCCACCTCGTGCTGGGCCACGAACTCCTTGGCATGAACGAGGCGGGCATGTTCTTCGACATCATGCTCCATGCCGGCACGTTGCTTTCTATCTTCGTGGTGTTCCACAAGAAGATTACCGACATCATCGTGGGCTGCATCCGCCGTAATCCGGACCAGTTGCGCGAAGCAGGCTACATCATTCTAGCAAGCATCCCGACAGCGATGATCGGCCTCGGCTTCAAGGACTTGCTGGAAGGCCTTTTCGAGAACCCGCGGGCCGTGTGCGTGGCCGAACTCTTTACGGGCTTGCTCCTGTTTACCTCCCAGTGGGGCCCTACCGGCGCCAAGCATCCGGATAAAGAAGGCGTCAAGATGAACTGGTGGCGCGCGCTCGTGACCGGCGTGGTTCAGGGCATCGCCTGCATTCCGGGCATCAGCCGCAGCGGTTCTACCATCAGCGCCATGATGTTCATGGGCGTGAACCGCAAGTACGCCGGCGAATTCAGCTTCCTCATGAGTATCCCCGCCGTGGGTGGCGCAGCCCTCCTCGACGTCATCAAGTGGGCCAAGTGCCAGAGCGCCGAGAAGGTCGCCCAGATGGCTCTCGAGAACCCGGAAAAGGCAGCCCAGTGCGCCGACGCCGGCAGTTTCACTCCCGAACTTTTGGTAGGCATGTTGGTGTCGTTTATTTTCGGCATTATCGCCCTCAAGTGGCTCATG